In one window of Rathayibacter caricis DSM 15933 DNA:
- the dapF gene encoding diaminopimelate epimerase, translated as MTIELHFTKGQGTGNDFVLFSDPDGEVELTPAQIAMICDRHFGVGADGLIRAVRSKAIAEGAASLSEEPEAEWFMDYRNADGSIAEMCGNGIRVYAAFLLAGGLAGLEPGDTLPIGTRAGVRDVTRSGAGFQVDLGRWRLAGGEPLVRAKELKVARPGIGIDLGNPHVVVALSNDEELDSADLTYIPQLDPEPVDGANVEFVVPGEPLIHDGIGRIRMRVHERGSGETLSCGTGAAAAALAVRYWAGERAPQSWRVDVPGGTLGVSMFATEEGEHVGLSGPADLVYTGTIRID; from the coding sequence ATGACCATCGAGCTGCACTTCACCAAGGGCCAGGGCACAGGCAACGACTTCGTGCTCTTCAGCGACCCGGACGGCGAGGTGGAGCTCACTCCCGCGCAGATCGCGATGATCTGCGACCGGCACTTCGGAGTCGGAGCCGACGGCCTCATCCGTGCCGTGCGCTCGAAGGCGATCGCCGAGGGGGCCGCCTCGCTGTCCGAGGAGCCGGAGGCCGAGTGGTTCATGGACTACCGCAACGCCGATGGCTCGATCGCCGAGATGTGCGGCAACGGCATCCGGGTCTACGCCGCGTTCCTCCTCGCCGGCGGCCTGGCCGGGCTCGAGCCCGGTGACACGCTGCCGATCGGCACCCGCGCCGGCGTGCGCGACGTCACCCGCAGCGGAGCGGGGTTCCAGGTGGACCTCGGGCGCTGGCGACTGGCGGGCGGCGAGCCCCTCGTCCGCGCGAAGGAGCTCAAGGTCGCGCGTCCGGGCATCGGCATCGATCTCGGCAACCCGCACGTCGTCGTCGCGCTCAGCAACGACGAGGAGCTCGACTCCGCCGACCTGACCTACATCCCGCAGCTCGATCCCGAGCCCGTCGACGGGGCGAACGTCGAGTTCGTCGTGCCGGGGGAGCCGCTCATCCACGACGGCATCGGCCGCATCCGGATGCGCGTGCACGAGCGCGGCAGCGGCGAGACCCTGAGCTGCGGCACCGGTGCCGCTGCAGCGGCCCTGGCGGTCCGCTACTGGGCGGGGGAGCGCGCTCCCCAGTCCTGGCGCGTCGATGTGCCCGGCGGCACCCTCGGGGTGTCGATGTTCGCCACGGAGGAGGGTGAGCACGTGGGTCTCTCGGGGCCGGCCGATCTCGTCTACACCGGCACGATCCGGATCGACTGA
- the miaB gene encoding tRNA (N6-isopentenyl adenosine(37)-C2)-methylthiotransferase MiaB, whose product MTTLSPAPVPAAGSRPRTYEVRTFGCQMNVHDSERLSGSLEAAGYVPADGAEADVVVINTCAVRENADNKLYGNLGHLASVKRRHEGMQIAVGGCLAQKDKNVILDKAPWVDVVFGTHNMGALPSLLERARHNDEAQLEILESLDVFPSTLPTKRDSTYSGWVSISVGCNNTCTFCIVPSLRGKEKDRRPGDVLAEIQALVDDGAIEVTLLGQNVNSYGVEFGDRQAFSKLLRAAGTIDGLERIRFTSPHPAAFTDDVIDAMAETPAVMPQLHMPLQSGSDRILKAMRRSYRSERFLGILERVRARIPHAAISTDIIVGFPGETEADFAETLRVVEEARFASAFTFQYSIRPGTPAATMPDQLPKEVVQERYERLVALQDAISEQENGAVVGREVHVLVATGEGRRDAETHRLSGRAEDSRLVHFDVPAGSEQPRPGDVVTVRITRAAPFYLLADSADGAPLRIRRTRAGDAWDRSQTESCGVPPTSAGAAPRVSLGLPSLRVRPAALTTPIYDALDGER is encoded by the coding sequence ATGACCACGCTCAGCCCCGCTCCGGTCCCCGCCGCCGGCAGCCGTCCGAGGACCTACGAGGTCCGCACCTTCGGCTGCCAGATGAACGTGCACGACTCCGAGCGCCTGAGCGGCTCCCTCGAGGCGGCCGGCTACGTGCCGGCCGACGGTGCCGAGGCCGACGTGGTGGTCATCAACACCTGCGCGGTCCGCGAGAACGCGGACAACAAGCTCTACGGCAACCTCGGGCACCTCGCCTCCGTGAAGCGGCGGCACGAGGGCATGCAGATCGCCGTCGGCGGCTGCCTCGCCCAGAAGGACAAGAACGTCATCCTCGACAAGGCCCCGTGGGTCGACGTCGTCTTCGGCACGCACAACATGGGCGCGCTCCCCAGCCTGCTCGAGCGCGCGCGGCACAACGACGAGGCGCAGCTCGAGATCCTCGAGTCGCTCGACGTCTTCCCGTCGACCCTTCCCACCAAGCGGGATTCGACCTACAGCGGGTGGGTGTCGATCTCGGTCGGCTGCAACAACACCTGCACCTTCTGCATCGTCCCGTCCCTCCGCGGCAAGGAGAAGGACCGCCGTCCGGGCGACGTCCTCGCCGAGATCCAGGCGCTCGTCGATGACGGCGCGATCGAGGTGACGCTCCTCGGGCAGAACGTGAACTCGTACGGCGTCGAGTTCGGCGACCGGCAGGCGTTCTCGAAGCTCCTCCGCGCCGCGGGGACGATCGACGGGCTCGAGCGCATCCGCTTCACGAGCCCGCACCCCGCGGCCTTCACCGACGACGTCATCGACGCGATGGCCGAGACCCCCGCGGTCATGCCGCAGCTCCACATGCCGTTGCAGTCGGGGTCCGACCGGATCCTCAAGGCGATGCGCCGCTCCTACCGTTCCGAGCGCTTCCTCGGGATCCTCGAGCGCGTCCGCGCGCGCATCCCGCACGCGGCGATCAGCACCGACATCATCGTCGGCTTCCCGGGCGAGACGGAAGCCGATTTCGCCGAGACGCTGCGGGTCGTCGAGGAGGCGCGGTTCGCGTCCGCCTTCACCTTCCAGTACTCGATCCGCCCCGGCACACCGGCCGCGACGATGCCCGACCAGTTGCCGAAGGAGGTCGTCCAGGAGCGCTACGAGCGACTGGTGGCTCTCCAGGATGCGATCAGCGAGCAGGAGAACGGCGCTGTCGTCGGGCGCGAGGTGCACGTGCTCGTCGCCACGGGGGAGGGACGTCGCGACGCCGAGACCCACCGGCTCAGCGGCCGCGCGGAAGACAGCCGCCTGGTGCACTTCGACGTGCCCGCGGGGTCGGAGCAGCCGCGTCCGGGCGACGTCGTCACGGTGCGGATCACCCGTGCGGCACCCTTCTACCTCCTGGCGGACTCCGCGGACGGAGCGCCGCTGCGCATCCGCCGCACGCGGGCGGGCGACGCGTGGGACCGCTCGCAGACCGAGTCCTGCGGAGTGCCCCCGACGTCCGCGGGGGCCGCGCCGCGGGTGTCCCTCGGCCTGCCGTCGCTCCGCGTGCGCCCCGCGGCGCTCACGACTCCGATCTACGACGCCCTCGATGGCGAGCGCTGA
- the miaA gene encoding tRNA (adenosine(37)-N6)-dimethylallyltransferase MiaA yields MASAEPPEPEVIAVVGATGTGKSELALDLAEWVLGSGRAAEIVNADAMQLYRGMDIGTAKLAPEERRGVPHHLLDVLEVTEEASVARYQAEARHVIDDVLSRGALPILVGGSGLYVSSVVFEFSFAGTDPDVRRALEETAEREGPAVLFARLRAIDADVANRIGPHNLRRIVRALEIAELTGSPHSALMSDEPQSWRPAALLFLEAPREVLVPRLDARVERMWADGMLDEIDALIPLGIERGVTASRAIGYAQALAQRAGEATQEEAIASTQALTRRYARRQNSWFRRYRDAHRLPSGAPDLLGRAIHAAQLGGRSPR; encoded by the coding sequence ATGGCGAGCGCTGAGCCGCCCGAGCCGGAGGTGATCGCCGTCGTCGGAGCGACCGGCACGGGCAAGTCCGAGCTCGCCCTCGATCTCGCCGAATGGGTGCTCGGCTCCGGCCGCGCGGCCGAGATCGTGAACGCCGACGCCATGCAGCTCTACCGCGGCATGGACATCGGGACGGCGAAGCTCGCGCCCGAGGAGCGCCGGGGCGTCCCGCACCACCTGCTCGATGTGCTCGAGGTGACGGAGGAGGCGTCGGTCGCCCGCTATCAGGCCGAGGCGCGTCATGTCATCGACGACGTGCTGTCGCGCGGAGCCCTGCCGATCCTGGTCGGCGGCTCCGGACTCTACGTGTCCAGTGTCGTGTTCGAGTTCTCCTTCGCCGGCACCGATCCGGACGTCCGCCGCGCTCTCGAGGAGACGGCGGAGCGCGAAGGCCCGGCCGTGCTCTTCGCGCGGTTGCGCGCGATCGACGCGGACGTGGCCAATCGGATCGGCCCGCACAACCTGCGCCGGATCGTCCGTGCACTCGAGATCGCCGAGCTGACCGGCTCGCCGCACAGCGCGCTGATGTCGGACGAACCGCAGTCGTGGCGACCAGCCGCGCTCCTGTTCCTCGAGGCGCCCCGCGAGGTGCTCGTGCCTCGGCTCGACGCCCGCGTCGAGCGGATGTGGGCCGACGGGATGCTCGACGAGATCGACGCGCTGATCCCGCTGGGTATCGAGCGCGGCGTCACCGCGAGCCGCGCCATCGGCTACGCGCAGGCGCTCGCGCAGCGGGCGGGCGAGGCCACGCAGGAGGAGGCGATCGCCTCCACGCAGGCGCTGACGCGGAGGTACGCGCGGCGGCAGAACAGCTGGTTCCGCCGCTACCGCGACGCCCATCGGCTCCCGTCAGGAGCCCCGGACCTGCTCGGGCGCGCGATCCACGCCGCCCAGCTCGGCGGCCGGTCCCCTCGCTAG